Proteins encoded in a region of the Prochlorothrix hollandica PCC 9006 = CALU 1027 genome:
- a CDS encoding L,D-transpeptidase has product MLRFRCPGFKGDTVLQSYPIAVGKEGWETPTGEFSIFQMLKDPEGEHPWNGTVIPAGPDNPLGDRWIGFWSDGTNVIGFHGTPAEELARQAVYHGCIRMKNNDVRALFGQVAL; this is encoded by the coding sequence CTGCTCCGGTTCCGCTGTCCCGGCTTCAAAGGTGACACCGTTCTTCAGAGTTATCCCATCGCCGTGGGGAAAGAGGGCTGGGAAACGCCAACAGGAGAATTTTCTATTTTCCAGATGTTGAAGGATCCAGAAGGGGAACATCCCTGGAATGGCACGGTGATTCCTGCGGGTCCCGATAACCCCCTGGGCGATCGCTGGATTGGCTTCTGGAGCGATGGCACCAACGTCATTGGCTTCCACGGCACCCCTGCCGAAGAACTGGCGAGGCAAGCAGTTTACCATGGCTGTATTCGCATGAAAAATAATGATGTGCGGGCACTCTTTGGCCAAGTCGCCCTATGA